The following are from one region of the Streptomyces sp. L2 genome:
- a CDS encoding reprolysin-like metallopeptidase → MTTSKNQEHGRHRTKKRVNANGKARYKRLLSSAAAALAITGGFQLFAATASFGAVQFQPEYLKASVTSDGQPVIYYAFGRGTDPAAKEAVKRAIQAWGASGVMLLPSDGAPEHAATLTFRTTYMGTQPSGVDGDTILSCDSGPCHLAEVELSHTLYQDRPRAKNSYMFRQQVDVAAHEIGHVLGLDHSTGGTARGKQGASGELMRADSEGVVKPTAAEAAAVANRYRTAETAQTPVEQVVDGRELAGEKQRIAEEEDWAADQERQARLAPWDWFR, encoded by the coding sequence ATGACGACTTCGAAGAATCAGGAACACGGTCGGCACCGCACAAAAAAGAGGGTCAACGCAAACGGGAAGGCGAGATATAAGCGCCTTCTGTCTTCCGCGGCAGCCGCTCTGGCCATCACCGGTGGCTTCCAATTATTCGCCGCAACCGCAAGTTTCGGTGCGGTCCAGTTCCAGCCAGAGTACCTTAAGGCCTCTGTGACCTCTGACGGACAACCAGTGATTTACTATGCGTTCGGAAGGGGAACCGATCCTGCTGCAAAAGAAGCCGTCAAGCGGGCTATTCAGGCCTGGGGTGCATCCGGAGTCATGCTCTTACCCAGCGACGGCGCTCCAGAGCATGCCGCCACGCTGACGTTCCGCACGACGTACATGGGGACGCAACCTAGTGGCGTGGATGGCGATACTATCCTGAGCTGCGACAGCGGCCCATGCCATCTTGCCGAAGTTGAGCTCAGTCACACTCTTTATCAGGACAGGCCGCGCGCCAAAAACTCGTACATGTTTAGACAGCAAGTCGATGTGGCCGCGCATGAAATTGGCCATGTGCTCGGGCTGGATCACTCCACGGGCGGTACAGCCAGGGGCAAACAGGGGGCTTCCGGGGAACTCATGCGCGCAGATTCAGAGGGCGTTGTCAAACCCACCGCAGCGGAGGCAGCCGCGGTAGCCAACCGTTACCGCACGGCAGAGACCGCGCAAACGCCCGTCGAGCAGGTGGTTGACGGCCGGGAGTTGGCTGGGGAAAAGCAGCGCATCGCCGAGGAAGAAGACTGGGCGGCCGATCAAGAGCGGCAGGCGCGGTTAGCCCCATGGGACTGGTTCAGATGA